Sequence from the Metopolophium dirhodum isolate CAU chromosome 2, ASM1992520v1, whole genome shotgun sequence genome:
ggtacgacgttaataataaaaaataataataataatcataatacaaatatgaataaaaaatattaaaaaagaacatcAAATATTTACACATAATTTATGGATTACTTTCAAcacataataatacttaaattagtAGAAAATCCTCTATCGGGTATTTATGATACAATTTGTTGGCGAATTTTTTGAAGAGATCACCAATCGTTTCTTCGAGAATAGGTTTGAATTCTTGAGCAACATGTCTccaattatcatttaaaaatgtattcatcgcTTCACCTATGAGAAAATAAAaccatgttattaaataaatactgttGGTAAAAGTATAAGTTGTAAATATCCAACAAAAGAAGTCTTGTATGTCTTTTAACACATTTTCTCATTATATATCTATCCATGTTCCATAAAgactgtaaaataatatcattagagataaaagtaaatataggtaggtactaatataatgttaatacattattgttattgtacctactttaatatggaatacaatttatttgagtataattacaatattacatgaTTTATTATATCAAGTTCAAGTATATCATGTATTAtctaaacatattaatatacctgtaaacaaaattattaaaaagaaatttaatttgtttagaataataatatgcgtttaaaaaaattgtattttaaattaatgtatttgttttgcATTTTCAATGTTAGGCACTGGGTTGTTATTGCCAAgtcttattattatgtgttcatGACACATATGACACAGCACAAAAATAATCTTAACACTTTTATTGCAAACGAAATTTTCAGATAAtaagttttatgtaaaatatgaaaaatatacaatacttggattataactattaacttaggTATTcgtatataaatcatataattaataatctaaaatgttttaatggagtttttcaaaatatttttcaatcatcagtatacttgataaaatgtatttttattttattgttatattgatGTTACATATAGGTAACTTAAGTAGGTAGATTACAGTTatgagtaaatatattatattaccaagttCCAAGTCGCCTTCAAACAAGTCACTGAGGTAAATACTTGCATGACCGATTTGAAAATCAATGGCTACATCTTGGACATTGAAATGATTTCTACCTTCAATTTGAATAGTATTACCTTGGATGAGAACATTAGCCTCAATATTTGCTAAAACATGAggaaaccaaaattaaattaaataaaaagatatAGACTTGAAATGGCTCACTATAATTTCCCTCGCTTAGACCATGCCCAGAAATGGGTAACATAAGAATTCTGCCTTCGATCGAATAATTGGCTGTCATATGCAGATGAGGCAACCATACTTTAATTCGAATCCTCTCTTTTTCCATATCCACtctgaataatataatcataataataaattattgatatccACAGttgaattttgtatatttaaaattgaaagatTAATGTGTGtacttataaagtataataactttaattgttaacttaaaaaaatattagatttatgaaaaatacaatgtttaaaaaaatgaaagttatcaggaattataaaaagtaaattaaaatattttattttaactttataacttactttacactttttaaaataaattgactcGGCCCATACACACTAATATTTCGATAAATTGATTGTACGCTGACACTTCCCTTGTTGCCTTGGTTCATCACAATTTCAGGTATGTAAAGTGGTTCACACGAGGGTATAAATAATTCCGGAATTCCtgataaacatataaaatagaatcaaaatattaatgtaataatactttAAGAATTACTACAACACGAAAATCATTGAAAagagtttatactttataatattattgtttcaccaaaatcataatttactCCTCAACATATTTGTAAAATTCGTCGATTAAAGATCTTCGAAGAAGTAAATtgtcatattttgttattaattccataggttatatatatataatataggtaattcagaattttccaaatattcgtgtaggtacatttatctatatttatttttaataggtactttgaTATCAATGTTGTCTGTTCATCACTTCGATAATGTGATCGAAGTTATGTATGGCTTGTACTTGTTCTCTAATTGTTTTTGTTAGGAACCATTAAAAGTTAATACTGGAAACTAATTATTATCAGAGGAAAATGTGATgacataacattttcaacattcaaaatataatgtaattttttaatttgaaacgagattttcaaataatgtaaaatatgaagacGGTAAAATGTgtgtaagaaattaaaattataaacaaatttaagtaataactagtCTTgagtgattataatttataattcggtATAATaaagtaactatatatatttatggattATGGccccaataaaattttaaatcgtcaaaattaaaataaatttgaatacgtTTTTGATTTAACTATTTCCAGCTCATGGCTAATAATGagcataaataatgttaaagcTAATTATATGTGATATAATAACacatttcaaaatcattattgatgtacgacaaataaaaataaattaatatcttaccTCTTGCCAAGTATGGCCTTAGGTCTTCGATAGCGCATTTTATACAGTCGTTCAAATTTGGATCACTTCGATGACATGGTCGTAATATTTTAGctgtgaaaaaatattgttaagcttaatattatttttattatattatttggattAGTCTTACATAGTTTTGTTGACCGTGTATGATCGATGAAATCATTTTCAGAACGTATGTTTGTCATAAAAAGTACAAGTGCCAAGaaacacaaattataattattactcgtCATTTTCttggaattaaaaatgtagtctATACTCTTCAAACATTAAGTAAGAGATCAGACACTAAAATAATGATCTGAAAACccgtaggtatatactaaacaTAAACGTGTGGTTAAATTGTTTTGTACGCAAAAAAACTATtgtatacaaaacaattaaagTTTTCCGCGTTTACAAAGGTATAATTGCAGATGATGTGTATGATTTATGATTGTTGTTTACTTTTATTAGAGGTTTTGGTTTAGTTAAGTTCCGCGTTGTTCACACGACAGACGTGTCATTTTATCCGttataaagaattaaacaaataataaaaaaacaaatctagTACTTAGCGTAGTCTAGAAaagaatcaataatattatattacatttattacatatattatatatttttatagttaaataaaataatgaaatagttataaaatgttttaaacatgcaTGTATTTCATATCATGTGTTTATGTATcatcatatcatatattataatgatttatttttgaaatataatgatGATTATAAATCACCTGATTATATACCATTTAAATTTGTGTAGCATAACAAATTTTATATGATAacttcgttattatttttttttttactaaaacaatCTGTCCAACTATGTGTATaggtttaatttgattttattgtaatattgtgtataatatgtacctaataatacatattacatatcttacattattattataatattacgtagaattatttatcaattatattttgttacggTACACCAACAGGAgatttaaaatatgtcaaaCCAAATCGGTTCATGTGACGTTCACCCTTAAACTCATCCCTTGCCCGGATGTCTTTATTTATAACACTCTAATTCCCAGTGCTTTGAATGTTAAATATCTTGGCTTAACCCTTGATAAAAGGCTGAGCTGGGCCCAACATATTAAgtccaaaaaaattaatctaaacCTACGCCTACGCCTTCTTAAAAACCtcatcaacaataataaatatactcacATCAATACCAAATTACTTATCTATAAATCACTATTAAAGCCTGCTTGGACATATGGCCTACAGCTTTGAGGAAGCGCAAAAAAAACCAACATTAACAAAATCCAAACATTTCAAAACATTGCACTTCGCAAAATATTAAATGCCCCTCCCTATGTCTCTAACTTCACTATTCATACAGACCTTAAAATGCCTTCAGTTTCAGAAGAAGCTAAAgcatattataaacgtttcaaTCTCCGTGCTTTAACTCATCCCAATCCTCTTGTCCGAAATCTGGCTAATCCTACAATCCCTGGCGACCCTCCGAGACGGTTAAAACGGAAATGGTGTCGTGATCTATTGGCAcccaattttaactttaattaatattaattataaattaaaaaaaaaaaaaaagaaaataactgaaaatataaaaaatagcaaATGGGTGGCTGCTTTTCTCAAAATTGTCAcgctatgtatgtataaatgttattaaggatacttgtattttttttttaataatttgtataaaatctgTTTCACATCTTCTTATTGTGCCAAGTGGTATAGATTGttgatttcatttaaaaataaaaaaaaaaatattttgttacataatattatagttgttagtATTTGAGTTTTGTATTGGGACTTATATGCTaggttataatgttatacaccaatgtatatttataaaaactatttttcctAATTAGATGTTTTAATTTGGACAAAGTTTTTGGTAGGTAAGTATCCATCAATATTCAATGGTGTCATCCATGTTAATtgtggatttaaaaaaaaaattaatacaatttatataagtttGTAATCTCTATAAGTCTAAGGGCCCGTTTTACAATAGTTAAACTAAGGTTAAATCGTGGAATTcggccggtaaaatcagtgggttaagcgtaaccgaggtttaaactatatatatggTTGTAAAACGGGCCCTAAGTGGGGCgtagatattatttaactatttaggcATGTAAAAGAAAGTTTTGTCCTTATCATTCCATTAAAATATTGACTTTGAGCAGAGGATTTGTGTGTGAATACGGATTATAAactagatttttataatatcattaatcttaatttttaattagagaAACGATTTACTTCTAGAATTGAAAacatgatttaaattattattattttatacattaatttccttaattgtttatataatatgttcaatattttataatt
This genomic interval carries:
- the LOC132939680 gene encoding protein takeout-like; the protein is MNQGNKGSVSVQSIYRNISVYGPSQFILKSVKVDMEKERIRIKVWLPHLHMTANYSIEGRILMLPISGHGLSEGNYTNIEANVLIQGNTIQIEGRNHFNVQDVAIDFQIGHASIYLSDLFEGDLELGEAMNTFLNDNWRHVAQEFKPILEETIGDLFKKFANKLYHKYPIEDFLLI